The following are from one region of the Sorghum bicolor cultivar BTx623 chromosome 2, Sorghum_bicolor_NCBIv3, whole genome shotgun sequence genome:
- the LOC8063716 gene encoding serine carboxypeptidase-like 28: protein MRRTTAFFLLSLTILLGTSLAGVTDVSQEAQLRKFLSSRALKRLTKRASSANDDAEETDPWADPNAFAHLPERCKGPASGSKEADRVLGLPGQPPRVNFEQYSGYVTVDEEHGRELFYYFVESPYDAASKPLILWLNGGPGCSSLGFGAMKELGPFRVNPDGKTLRRNKHSWNNLANVLFLESPTGVGFSFSRNASDYDTEGDQRTAEDTYVFLVKWLERFPEYKGRDFYISGESYGGHYVPQLATVIMYMNHYPGLLTRVNLQGIFFGNPLLDDYMNDKGEFEFLWSHGVASDEEWAAILDNCTFTPSDDWPCVDSALAVRRGNIDKYNIYAPVCLQSDNGTNFASSHSLPGYDPCSIHYIEPYLNNHEVKQALHARVDTNWTGCSGDFDSVCSILATRYSVNDLNLTITTKWHPWYTPDSEVGGYIQQYQGGFTFASVRAAGHLVPTFQPKRSLVLLYAFLKNMLPPADPKYSLPTGLLTPN from the exons ATGAGGAGAACCAccgccttcttcctcctctcgctCACCATTCTGCTGGGCACATCACTCGCCGGCGTCACCGATGTGTCGCAGGAGGCTCAGCTCAGAAAGTTCCTGTCGTCCAGGGCCTTGAAAAGGCTGACGAAGAGGGCAAGCAGCGCGAACGATGATGCCGAAGAAACCGACCCATGGGCCGACCCCAACGCCTTCGCCCACCTGCCCGAACGCTGCAAGGGCCCGGCGAGCGGCAGCAAGGAAGCCGACCGGGTCCTGGGGCTGCCTGGCCAGCCGCCGCGCGTCAACTTCGAGCAGTACTCGGGGTACGTGACGGTGGACGAGGAGCACGGCCGCGAGCTCTTCTACTACTTCGTCGAGTCCCCCTACGACGCCGCCTCTAAGCCGCTCATCCTATGGCTCAACGGAG GGCCAGGATGCTCGTCGCTGGGATTCGGTGCCATGAAGGAGCTGGGCCCGTTCCGTGTCAACCCGGACGGCAAGACCCTGAGGAGGAACAAGCACTCGTGGAACAACC TGGCTAACgtgctcttcctggagtcgcctACGGGCGTCGGATTCTCTTTCTCGAGGAACGCCAGCGACTACGACACAGAAGGCGACCAGAGGACCGCCGAGGACACGTACGTGTTCCTGGTCAAGTGGCTGGAGAGGTTCCCCGAGTACAAGGGCCGCGACTTCTACATCAGCGGCGAGAGCTACGGCGGGCACTACGTCCCGCAGCTCGCCACAGTCATCATGTACATGAACCACTACCCGGGCCTGCTGACTCGCGTCAACCTCCAAGGCATCTTC TTCGGCAACCCGTTGCTTGACGACTACATGAACGATAAGGGGGAATTCGAGTTCCTGTGGAGCCACGGCGTGGCGTCCGACGAGGAATGGGCGGCGATCCTCGACAACTGCACCTTCACCCCCTCCGACGACTGGCCGTGCGTCGATTCGGCGCTCGCGGTCCGGAGAGGGAACATCGATAAATACAACATCTACGCGCCGGTGTGCCTGCAGTCCGACAACGGCACCAATTTCGCCAGCAGCCAC TCGTTGCCCGGCTACGACCCGTGCAGCATCCACTACATCGAGCCGTACCTTAACAACCACGAGGTGAAGCAAGCTCTGCACGCTCGGGTCGACACCAATTGGACAGGCTGCAG TGGTGATTTTGACTCCGTATGCTCAATCTTGGCGACGCGGTATTCTGTCAATGATCTCAATCTAACCATCACGACTAAGTGGCACCCTTGGTACACCCCTGACAGTGAG GTGGGAGGCTATATTCAGCAATACCAAGGAGGCTTTACGTTTGCGTCAGTGAGGGCAGCTGGCCATTTGGTACCTACTTTCCAGCCAAAGAGATCACTTGTTCTGCTCTACGCTTTCCTGAAGAACATGCTCCCTCCTGCTGATCCCAAGTACAGCCTCCC